In Thermoanaerobacter uzonensis DSM 18761, the sequence TCCCTCTTTTTATAAAGGTAGCACAAGAGCCAATTTTTATAAATTCTGCTTCTCCAGTGAACTTGTCCAGAAACATTATATCCACAGTAGAAAACATTTCTTCTGCAGACCTCAAAGCCAAAATAGAGTTTAATGTTTGAATAACTAAATGTTTATCAAAGCCTGCCTCTATAAATTTCTCCAGCAAAGAAATGGTAGTAGTGCTCTCTGCAGCCGCTTTATATCCAATCCCCATTCCATCGCTTAAAGCTGCCATATATTTTCCATCTTCTAAGTCCATAAAAGAATAAGTATCTCCAGAAATCTTGGCTTTTGACTTGCTAACTCTGCTTATACCCGTTAAGACTTGCAAGCTTTCTGCTTTTGTAAGAGTAAGTACACATCTTCCATTGTGGTCTATAGAGCATAACCTACTTTTTCTCTCATATCTTTCCCCCATAATTTCAGATACAATAGGGACAATCTTTTTGTCGCATTCCTTAGCAAAACATGCCTTTTTATATATTTTTACGTTAAAATTTTCGTCTCCTGTGTCATAAATTAGCACATCCTCCACAGGTATGCCTTTTTTGTCCAATTCTACCATCATTATTTGTTCTAATTCATCTTTAAAAGTGACATTCATGCCAATATCACTAGCCATATTAGATATTGCATCAGCAACTCCTTTTAACTGAGTAGCAATAAGTCCTTTAGCATCTTTTAGCCTTTCTCTCCACTGCATGCTTATTTTGTAAATGCCTAAGTAATATTTAGTTGTACTCATAAGTTCAGAAAATCTTATACATTTTCTATACAGTTTATTGTCCTCAATACTACTATTTTTTTCAAGATGTTCTATCAACTCAAACATGCTTTTATAAGTATTGTAAAACTCCTTGTCCCAACAAGTTTTATACATGACACATTGAGTACAGGTCTTATTAGCAATTTCCTCAAACAAATAAGAAATATCTTTGTGGTCTAATACCTTTTCATTTACTTGTTTAAAACTTTTAGAGAGCTCTTCAAATACTTGAGAATACTCTTTAAGTTTGCCTGTCACTACTTCTTTTAATTTTTCATTGTAATTTCTGTTGTTTAAATTTTTATTACCCTTTACTATTTCCTCCGCCTTTACTATGTACTTCTTAGGAAGTGCTACAAACATTAAAGAAGCTAACACAATATCATAAGGATTTACAAGCATATCCACAGTTGAAGTTACATAAAATGTAATAATAAAAATGGCAGTTAAAAAGCCTATAATAACTCCAATTCTATGCAATTTTTTCAAACTGCCGGCCAACAAGCCTGCAAATCCAAAAAGCCCTATGGAGACTGGCATTTGGAAAAAAGATAAGCTTCCAAGAAGCCCCATAGTTGTGCCGATACTTGCTCCTACTCCAGCCCCACCTATATAAGAGGCTAAAAGTATTATAAATATCCCTAATATCCCATTGAGAGTAAATTTCCACACATTCAAATGATTCATTCCTAGAATAAATAGCCCTATAAATATACTCAAAGATATCAACTCTTCATTGGAAACAATTTTTCTGTTTATATTCAAAATAAATGAAACAGCGTGGTTAAAAATAAAAACCATTAACATTGCAGTGACAGACTCATATAGGCTCATCATAATGTCAAAAAGCAAAAAGCCATAAATATAGCTGAATATAAGATCTGCGCTAAAAAGAGAAATAAAAGTAATGAAAGAGGTTTTAATAATATTTTGAGGTTTAATTTTTAGAAGCCCTTCTAATAAAAAGATCAAAACAAGCGCTAAAAGGTATTTAAAACTATTGACATTGGGTAAAGTTAATATTCCCAACCATACTCCTATTCCTGTTAAAAGATATCGCTTTTTATACATTAAAAGTGTTGCAAAAAAAGCAATGCCGAAAGGCAAAAGACTATTGAAAATAACAGCTCGCCCTATAAAAAAGCTTATAACTGACAATAATATAATCTGTTGAATGTTTTTAGAAAGATTTTTTTGAGTATTTTCTGTCAAGGAAGTTTTTATAACTCTTTTATAAGGTAAAATATTTATATTTTGCATAAAAAAACCACCACCTCTTGTTTTTTTTCTAAATTATAACATCATGGTGATGGTTTTATTTGTTAATTTTTGCTATATATGTAATTTTTCTTTCGACATAAAAAATAATGTCGCACCCTTGTGCGACATTTTATTTCTTAACTTAAATGGTGACCCCGACGGGATTCGAACCCGTGTTGCCGCCGTGAAAGGGCGGTGTCTTAACCTCTTGACCACGGGGCCACAAAAGACATTACTTATTTTATCATATTTTCATGTCTTGTCAACAATAAATTTTTCCTTAATAATTGTCATTTTTTAGATATAAAAATATCTGTACTCTCTCCCTGTTTTATTTCTCCTATTAAAGCATATTCGACTTCTAAATACTTTGCAATATCTTCAATGCTTATATTTGCTTCATGATGGCTTCCTCTTTTCTTATGCCTTTCAGCAACAACTTTTCTCCCATATTCGTTTAATTCGGATATAAGAATACTACCGCCTTTTTTACAGACCCTCACCATCTCATCCAGTACCTTTTTATAGTCCCTCATGTGATGCATGGCATTGTATGTAGCCACAACCTCAAAGGTTTCATCTAAAAATGGAAGATTGTGAGCATCTCCCTGAAGTAGCAAAATATTTTCCAAAGTTACACTTTCTTTCAAAAGGTCTTCTGCTCTTTTTAAAGCATCTTTACTCTCATCAATAGACACGACTTGATATCCGTATTCAGCCAAAGCGGCTGCCATTCGTCCCCGTCCTGTACCAATATCAAGAGCTTTTCCACTTCCTCTGCCTAACATTTCCACAGCTTCTTTTACATCTCTCTCCATAGTTTCACCTCAAAAACTTTTTTTATTTATTATCTCTCTTTTTGTACTTTAATAAAACGCAAAAACATGCTATACTAATTAAAGTACTAATAAAATCACTCCTCTATAATAAATGCGGTATTTTTATACCGCATCCTTTTTGAACTAATATATGCCCCCGTATGGTATAGGGTTACGTTAAAAGTATATCACATTCTCTATGTAATGTAAATACAGAATTTCAGTGTGTTTCTTCTGAAGAAATAATCGGTTGAGACACTTTTCCAAAATAATTTGTCCCCCATACTCCTATCAATATCATAATAGCTCCTATTATATGATACCAATAAAAAGCTTCACGTCGTATGGTGATCCCCGCTATTACCGAAATTACTGTGGTCAAATTCGCAAAAACTGAAGCTTGAGATGCAGGCAATTTTGAAAGAGCGTAATTGTTTAAAAAATACGCTACAACAGAAGATAAAACACCTAGATATAGCACAGGAATAAGTACTCTGTAATCAGTTAAATCCCTGAAATAGTCAGAAATAGGATGGCCCTTTGCTAATCTATCAATTAAATTTAAAAAATTGAAAGAAATTGCGGCAAACCACATCATGACAAAGGTTATCTCAATAGGTGTAAATTCTAAAGAAGACTTTCTTGCTAAAATACTGTAAAAAGCTGCAGATAAGACTGCTCCTAAAAGATATACAAAACCTATAATTGACGTATTACGGCTTTCAACACCTGTCATAAAAATTATAAAAGCAACTCCTGTAACAGACAAAAGAATAAAGAAAAGCTGATACAAAGAAGGCCTTTCCTTTAAAAATACCGCCGCCAAAGCGGTAACAGCAACAGGAATCAAAGCTATCATCAAACCAGAAAGAGAAGAGGATGTATATTTTACACCATATGTTTCAAATATAAAATACACAACAGGCTCTGATAGAGACAATAAAAACAATGGCCATAGATTTTTACCTCTATAATTAAGTTTAATAATTCCAAATATCCACAAAAGAGTAATCATAAATGCTGCAAGTAAAAAACGATAGGCTATAAGTTCCATAGGAGAAGCTACATCAAGCCCCATAGAGGTAAACATAAAAGAAAATCCAAAAATTGATGCCATTCCTATTCCCGCTAAATAAGGATAATAGGCCTTTATCCTCTCCAATTTAACACCCCAGCCTTTTTTAAAGCACCGAATATAATTATATAACACTTCCCACAGAAATTAAAACATTTGTATCAACCATTATTCGCATGGCGTTTTCCCCACATTTCTTTTCTGATCTCTTTAACCAAGTCCACTACCTCTTGTTCATTTTTCAAACCAGCTTTTTCTGCTTCTCATTTAAATTCATTTTGTATCTGGCGAAGAGCAAACATTGCCGAGTTTTCTATAACAATTTTCCCGTTTTCTTCAATAAAAACTACTTTATCCCCCTCTTTAAGGTTCAATTTCTTGCGTATTTCTTTAGGAATTGTAATTTGACCTCTTGTTGTCACTTTTGCTAATTCCATATTATCCCTCCTTTATGCATTGAAAATAAGATTTTCCTTACTTTCATTGTATCTCAAATTCCATAAACTATCAACCTTTTAACTTTCTAATCCCTTCTAAACAATACCCAAGGCTAAACCATTCACAGTTACTGCATATCTTTTCCATTTTTTCTTCAGTCATTTTCTCTTTAATTCTATTTGTGACTTCCCTATAGCTCAATATCTCCCCTGGCCTTATATCTAAAACTTCTAAAACTGCCCTATCTTTTCCTTTTACACTTCCTGGATACTCTTCCTGTGTACATTCTCCATTTACATTGTTTGGACACACGCTGCAAATGTTATCCACACTATCCACAGCTTTTATCAACATTTCATGTTCATTATTCAATTTTCTAATAATTTCATCCATATTTTTAACAAATTTTTCATCATAACCAAGTCCTCTAAAGCCCAACACACACAAAAAGTGATGTCCTCTTATCTCCATTTCAATCTCTCCTCATCCCATTATTACAACAATAATTATACTGCTAATTTGAACTGTAACCTAAGAAAAAAAAGAAATTTACATCCCTCAGTTTATCACAATAATAGTCATAATTTCTTCAATTATAGAAAATAATACATTTAAAGGAGTGATTGTATGATTAAAAAACCAAAAAAACCTCACAAAGTGCCAATAGAAAATCACAAAACTGCTTCCTGGGCAAATATACAAAATGTAAAAGAACAATCAAATGTGCCTATCCCAAGTGAAAATGAGGTAATAAATGCAAAAGAATGGGTAGAAGAAAACAAAAAATAACGATTCCGGGCATACGCCCGGAATCGTTATTCTGCCAGCCTTCTATATCTTTCATATCTCTCTTTTGCAGTATCTTCTGCCTTCTGATAAAGTTTTTCCGCAATGTGAGGAAATACATTTTTAAGTGAGGAATATCGTATCTCCCCCTCAATAAATTCTCTGAAAGATTTTGTCGGCTCTTTAGAATCAAGTACAAATGGATTTTTGCCTTCTTTTTTAAGCTCTGGATTAAATCTATAAAGGTGCCAGTAACCAGACTCCACTGCTTTTTTCTCCTCCATTATACTTGTTCCCATGCCTGACTTTATGCCATGGTTTATACAAGGAGCGTATGCTATTATAAGTGAAGGCCCTTTGTATTTTTCTGCCTCCACAAAAGCCTTTATCGTCTGGTTCATATTTGCTCCCATTGCAACTTGCGCCACATACACGTATCCATAGCTCATAGCCATCAAGCCTAAATCTTTCTTGCTTGTCCTCTTACCTGCTGCCGCAAATTTTGCAACTGCCCCTAATGGCGTAGATTTTGAGGATTGCCCTCCCGTATTAGAATACACCTCTGTGTCAAGCACCAGTATATTTACATCTTCTCCTGATGCTATAACATGGTCAAGCCCTCCAAAGCCAATGTCATACGCCCATCCATCTCCCCCTATTATCCACTGAGATTTTTTTACAAGAAAATCTTTTTTGTCAAGTATCTCTTTTATTATCTCATTCTCTGTATACCCGCCTCTATTTATAATATCCAAAATCTTTTTAGAAGCAATTTTAGATTTATCTCCATCCTCCATCCCATCAATCCACTCTTGGAATGCAGCCTTTAATTCATCGTCAATAGGGATATTTATAGCTTCTTTCATCAAATCTCTAAGCCTTTCCCTTATCTGCTTATTTGCTAAAAACATGCCGTAACCAAATTCGGCATTGTCTTCAAAAAGTGAGTTAGCCCAAGCAGGCCCTTTTCCTTCTTTATTAGTAGTATAAGGAATAGAGGGTGCACTTGCCCCATAAATAGATGAGCAGCCTGTGGCATTTGCTATCATCATCCTATCTCCAAAAAGCTGTGTTAAAAGCTTTATGTAAGGAGTCTCACCACAGCCGGGGCATGCGCCACTGAATTCAAACAGAGGCTTTGCAAATTGACTGCCTTTTAAAGTTGTCTTATCTACTAAATTATCTTTGACATCAAGAGTTACAGCATACTCCCAATTTCTCGCTTCTTTTTCTATTTGTTCTTCAGCGGGTTTCATTATAAGAGCTTTTGTAGGTGCTGGACAAACATCTGCACAATTGCCGCATCCTGTACAGTCTAAAGGACTTACCTGTATTCTATACCAAAGCCCTTCTAATCCTCTTCCTATTGCTTTTTTCAGTTTAAAAGTTGGAGGCGCTTTTTTCATTTCTTCCTCCGTTAATAAAAATGGCCGTATTACTGCATGAGGGCAAACATAAGAGCACTGGTTACACTGTATGCAATTGTCTATCTGCCATTCGGGTATCAATACTGCAATTCCTCTCTTTTCATAGGCAGTTGTGCCAGTAGGAAATGTGCCATCTTCCATGCCGACAAAAGCACTTACAGGAAGGAGGTCTCCTTCATTTCTTTCCATAGGTCTTTGTATATTTTTAACAAAATCAGGCTCTGGCTTTACAATTTTTTGCCCTTCTTTTGCGTTTTTCCACTCCTCAGGCACTTCTACTTTTACAAGAGCTTCTGCGCTTCTGTCAACAGCCTTTAAGTTCATATCCACTATATCCTGACCCTTTTTGCCATAGGCCTTCTGTATAGAATCTTTTAAATACTCAACTGCTTCTTCAAAAGGTATTATATTTATAAGTTTAAAAAACACTGTCTGCATTATCATGTTTATTCTGCCACCCAAACCTACTTCTTGGGCAATTGATATGGCATCTATTGTATAAAAATTGATATTGTTTTTAGCTATATATCTTTTCATTGAAGCAGGTAACTTCTCCTCCAGCTCCTCTTTACTCCAAGGACAATTTAATACAAAAGTCCCACCATGTTTAAGTCCTTTTAAAACATCATAATTGTAAATAAAAGACTTATTATGACAAGCAATGTAATCAGCATGATTTACCAAATAAGAAGATTTAATCGGCTTTTTACCGAACCTTAAATGGGAAATAGTGGTGCCTCCTGATTTTTTGCTGTCATACTGAAAATATGCCTGCACATACAAGTCTGTGTTGTCCCCAATTATTTTAATAGCCGATTTATTTGCCCCAACCGTTCCATCAGAGCCTAATCCCCAAAACTTGCAGCTTACAGTGCCAAAAGGTGTAGTCTCTACAAATTCACTTTCTTCTAATGATGTGTAAGTCACATCGTCTAAAATTCCTATGGTAAAACGGTCTTTGGGGGAGTCCTTTTTTAAATTGTCATAGACTGCAATAATCTGAGAAGGAGTTGTATCTTTTGAGCCCAGACCATATCTACCTCCTACTATAACGGGCTTTTTGTCTTTGTTATAAAATAACTTAGCCACATCAAGGTACAAAGGCTCTCCTATTGAACCCGGCTCTTTTGTCCTGTCTAATACGGCAATCTTTTTAACTGTATCAGGTAAAACCTCAAAAAAGTGTTTTTCAGAAAATGGCCTGTAGAGATGTACTTTAATTAAACCCACTTTTTCTCCTTTTTTTGTTAGATAATCAATCGTCTCTTCTATCGTGTCACAAACAGAACCCATAGCTACAATTATATACTCTGCGTCCTTTGAACCGTAATAGTCAAAAAGGTGATATTCTCTTCCAGTCAGCTCTTTGTAACTCTTCATGTAATCTTCTACTATGTCAGGAACCTTTTCATAAAATTTATTAGTAGCTTCTCTTCCTTGAAAATAAATATCGGGATTTTGTGCAGTACCTCTTACAACAGGATGTTCAGGATTTAACGCTCTTTCCCTAAACTCTTTAACTGCTCTTAAATCTAAAAGTTTCGCAATTTCCTCATATTCCACCACTTCTATTTTTTGCATCTCGTGAGAAGTCCTAAAGCCATCAAAAAAATGCAAAAATGGTACCCTAGATTTTATAGCAGAAAGATGAGCTATAAATGCCATATCCATGGCTTCCTGTACATTGGCAGAACAAAGAAGTGCAAAACCTGTTTGTCTTACTGCCATTACATCCTGATGGTCGCCAAATATAGAAAGTGCATGGGCAGAAATTGCGCGGGCACTTACATGAAACACCCCTGGTAAAAGCTCTCCTGCAATTTTATACATATTTGGTATCATTAAAAGAAGCCCCTGTGATGCGGTATATGTGGTTGTCAAAGCGCCTGCAGTTAAAGAACCATGGGCAGCACCTGCAGCACCTGCTTCTGACTGCATTTCAACAACCTTCACAGGTTGTCCAAATATGTTCTTTTTTCCGTGGGCAGCCCATTCATCAACATTTTCAGCCATTGGAGAAGAAGGCGTAACAGGGTAAATTGCTGCAACCTCAGTAAAAGCATAAGAGGCATAAGCAGCTGCTGTATTTCCGTCCATTGTGGCCATTTTTCGCATAAAATAATCCTCCTTAACTCTTAACATGGTTTTTCTATCCAGATATATTATTTCATTAAAAAAGAATAATCATGCATCTAGACATAGAAGATAATTTTAAATATTTGTCTTCAGAGTTTTAATGATAGAACAGGTTCCTTTTTGCCTTTATAAAAAATATAGTCCATTAAAATTTTTTTGTAATGCAAGAAGGAATTTGTACAAATATATAGAATATATTATGTAGTAAGATGAGTGTACAAGTAAAGGAGATGTCCATTATGGAAGGATATATGACCGCTGTTGTTAAACAACATCCCAAAGAAGGTGCAGATATAATAAAAAGAGAAATACCAAAAATAGGACCTGATGAGGTACTAATAAAAGTCAAAGCCACATCTATTTGCGGCACAGACGTTCACATTTACGTTTGGAATGAATGGGCAAAAAGCCGGATAAAACCACCTAAGATAATGGGACATGAATTTGTAGGAGAAGTTGTAGAAATAGGAGAAAATGTAACCTCAGTAAAGGTTGGAGATTTAGTAAGTGCGGAGACTCACATAGTATGCGGAAAATGTAAAGCTTGCAGAACAGGAAATGCCCATATTTGCGAAAATACGCTAATACTCGGTGTTGACACAGACGGTGCTTTTGCAGAATACATTAAAGTCCCTGAAAGCAATGTATGGATAAATGATAAAGACATACCTTTAGAACTTCTCTCCATACAAGAACCCCTTGGAAACGCCGTTCACACAGTGTTTTCTGGAGAGGTAGTAGGAAAAACTGTCGCTGTAGTAGGTTGCGGCCCTATAGGGATGATGGCAATACCACTTCTTAAGACAACAGGTGCTTCAGCTATATTTGCAATAGAACCGGTAGAATACAGAATGGAACTTGCTCATAAATTAGGTGTAACACGAGTTATAAACCCACTTGAAGAAGACGTCGTCAGTATAATAAAAAGTGAAACAGAAGGCTACGGTGCAGATGTAGTATTGGATTTCTCTGGAAGCCCCACTGCAATAAAACAAGGACTTAAATATATCGCAAAAGGCGGAAGGATGTCTATTTTGGGTCTTCCTGACAATGAAGTTCCTATAGACATAACGAATGACGTCGTTTTTAAAGGCATAACAATAAACGGCATTACAGGAAGGCGAATGTACGATACCTGGTACAAAGTAAAGGGTTTATTGCGCTCTGGCCTTAAAGAAGCATTAAAACCAATAATTACTCATACCTTCCCTCTTTCTGAATATGAAAAGGGCATGGAACTAATGATAAAAGGCCAATGTGGCAAAGTTGTATTATATCCATAAACAAAAGGAGGTAAAAAAGATGCCACTTACAAGATTAAATGAAATTTTACAAAAAGAACTCGATGAGTTAAAGACTGAAGGTCGTGCTAAAGGAAAAGAACTTATCATAGTCGATGTAAAAAAACCAGAGGGTGAAAAAGGTCCACGTTTCTTTTTAAAAGGCTTTGGAGACAAAGAATTTATAAGGATGAACTCTAACTCTTACCTCGGAATGCAATTTAATGAGGAAGTAATAAAAGTAGAAGAGGAGACTGCAAGAAAGTTTGGCATTGGACCTGGAGCAGTGAGGTTTATAAGCGGAACCTATATAACACATAGAAACCTTGAGAAAAAGCTTGCTCAATTTCATGGCAGAGAAGATGCAATGATTTTTAGCTCTGCATACATGACTGTGGTAGGAATCATCTCCTCTTTGGTAACTCCTGAAACAGTAATAATAAGTGATGAACTTAACCACAACTGTATTATCAATGCTATAAGACTTTCTAAACCCAAGGAAAGATATATATATAAACACCTAGACTATAAAGATTTAGAAAATGGAATAAAGAGTTTTATTGGTAAAGCTAAACGCGCCATTGTAGTCACTGACGGTGTATTCAGTATGAGAGGAGATTACGCAGATTTAAAGAAAATTCAGGAGATTGCAGACAGATATGACAAAGATTTTGAAGAAAACATAATAACTATAGTTGACGATTCTCACGGTGTTGGCGCTTTTGGCCCAACTGGAAGAGGCACAGAAGAAATAACAGGTGGAAAAGCTGACCTTCTCATCGGTACTATGGGAAAGGCATATGGTGTAAATGGAGGTTATGTAGTATCAAACGAGGTTATAACAACTTACTTGCGAGAAAAAACTATAACTTATATTTACTCAAATCCAGTAACACCATCAGAAGCTGCTTGTGTTTTAAAAGTACTTGAAATACTTGATAGCAAAGAAGGTCAAAAAAGACTTTCACACCTCAAAGAATTAGCAAAACTTTTTAGAGAAGGAATTGTAAAATTAGGATATGAAACTGTAGTAAGCGAGCATCCAATAGTACCACTTTTGGTTAGAGATGCAACAAAAACAATAGATTTAGTAAATTACCTCATAGATAACGGCATTCTTGCAACAGCCATAAACTATCCAGTGGTACCTAGAGGTAGTGAAAGTATCCGGTTCCAAATTAACGCCGACCATACAACTTTTGATATAAATTATGTACTGAATGTATTAGAACGTTATAGAAAAGAAAGGTGGAGCTAAAATAGTTAAATTTTATTGTCTCTTTACTTTTTAAAAGGTCTCTCTTAAAGGGGCTTTTTGTTGTAGACAAATAATATTTTGTATGCTATAATTGAAAGGACAAAGTGAAAAAACCCTTTAATTTAGCCCAGCGAGGCTAAAAAGGAGGAAAATAAAATATCTATATTTGCATCCTCCTTTAGAGGGTTTTTTTGTAAACAAAAAACTCAAAGGAGGTTTTTTTATGTCAAACAAAATATACGGAATCGAAGAAACTCCCCCTATAAAACAAGCAATTCCACTATCTTTTCAGCACGTATTTGCCATGTTTGGTGCAACAATTTTAGTACCTCTTTTAACAGGTCTTGACCCAGCTGTTACACTCTTCACATCAGGGCTTGGAACTTTAATATTTCACTTGATGACAAAAGGAAAAGTACCTGCGTATCTAGGTTCTTCCTTCGCCTTTATAGCACCTATAATAGCTGCAACTAAGCAATTTGGTGTAAGAGGTGCTTTTACTGGTATGATAGCAGCAGGCCTTGTATATATAGTGGTATTCATAATCATAAGCTTGACAGGCATCGATTGGTTAGAGAAATTGCTTCCCCCTGTTGTAGTAGGCCCTGTAGTTATGATAATAGGCCTTTCCCTTGCTCCTGTAGCAATAGCTCAAGCGCAAAAAGATTTAGCTACAGCTCTGTTTACAGCGGCATTAATAATCATCTTCAGCATGTTTGGAAAAGGCTTTATAAAAGTGATTCCAATCCTTTTAGGAACAATAGGTGGATATATATTTGCCATAACAAGAGGCCTTGTAGACTTCGGACCTGTTGCAAAAGCTTCATGGATTGCCATTCCCAAATTCTCCTTCTTAACAGGACATGCTCCTGAGGTCGCATGGGGTGCTGTAGCACTGGTTGCACCTCTAGCACTGGTCGCTATAATCGAAGACCTGGGACATGTTCTAGTAATAGGAAATATAGTTGAAAGAGACCTCATAAAAAATCCTGGATTTCACAGGGTAATGTTAGGAAATGGCCTTGCAACTTCAATCGCAGCACTCTTTGGCGGACCACCGAGCACAAC encodes:
- the spoIIE gene encoding stage II sporulation protein E, with the protein product MQNINILPYKRVIKTSLTENTQKNLSKNIQQIILLSVISFFIGRAVIFNSLLPFGIAFFATLLMYKKRYLLTGIGVWLGILTLPNVNSFKYLLALVLIFLLEGLLKIKPQNIIKTSFITFISLFSADLIFSYIYGFLLFDIMMSLYESVTAMLMVFIFNHAVSFILNINRKIVSNEELISLSIFIGLFILGMNHLNVWKFTLNGILGIFIILLASYIGGAGVGASIGTTMGLLGSLSFFQMPVSIGLFGFAGLLAGSLKKLHRIGVIIGFLTAIFIITFYVTSTVDMLVNPYDIVLASLMFVALPKKYIVKAEEIVKGNKNLNNRNYNEKLKEVVTGKLKEYSQVFEELSKSFKQVNEKVLDHKDISYLFEEIANKTCTQCVMYKTCWDKEFYNTYKSMFELIEHLEKNSSIEDNKLYRKCIRFSELMSTTKYYLGIYKISMQWRERLKDAKGLIATQLKGVADAISNMASDIGMNVTFKDELEQIMMVELDKKGIPVEDVLIYDTGDENFNVKIYKKACFAKECDKKIVPIVSEIMGERYERKSRLCSIDHNGRCVLTLTKAESLQVLTGISRVSKSKAKISGDTYSFMDLEDGKYMAALSDGMGIGYKAAAESTTTISLLEKFIEAGFDKHLVIQTLNSILALRSAEEMFSTVDIMFLDKFTGEAEFIKIGSCATFIKRGNEVEIIESSSLPIGILEDIEADIHERKLKDGDFVILVTDGVLECFEKDKEIEFSRLISEINTRNPQDMADALMKKCLELCNNTPKDDMTILVLKVWKKI
- a CDS encoding class I SAM-dependent methyltransferase, whose amino-acid sequence is MERDVKEAVEMLGRGSGKALDIGTGRGRMAAALAEYGYQVVSIDESKDALKRAEDLLKESVTLENILLLQGDAHNLPFLDETFEVVATYNAMHHMRDYKKVLDEMVRVCKKGGSILISELNEYGRKVVAERHKKRGSHHEANISIEDIAKYLEVEYALIGEIKQGESTDIFISKK
- a CDS encoding DMT family transporter, which produces MERIKAYYPYLAGIGMASIFGFSFMFTSMGLDVASPMELIAYRFLLAAFMITLLWIFGIIKLNYRGKNLWPLFLLSLSEPVVYFIFETYGVKYTSSSLSGLMIALIPVAVTALAAVFLKERPSLYQLFFILLSVTGVAFIIFMTGVESRNTSIIGFVYLLGAVLSAAFYSILARKSSLEFTPIEITFVMMWFAAISFNFLNLIDRLAKGHPISDYFRDLTDYRVLIPVLYLGVLSSVVAYFLNNYALSKLPASQASVFANLTTVISVIAGITIRREAFYWYHIIGAIMILIGVWGTNYFGKVSQPIISSEETH
- a CDS encoding AbrB/MazE/SpoVT family DNA-binding domain-containing protein, giving the protein MELAKVTTRGQITIPKEIRKKLNLKEGDKVVFIEENGKIVIENSAMFALRQIQNEFK
- a CDS encoding DUF1284 domain-containing protein, with the protein product MEIRGHHFLCVLGFRGLGYDEKFVKNMDEIIRKLNNEHEMLIKAVDSVDNICSVCPNNVNGECTQEEYPGSVKGKDRAVLEVLDIRPGEILSYREVTNRIKEKMTEEKMEKICSNCEWFSLGYCLEGIRKLKG
- a CDS encoding CDIF630_02480 family spore surface protein produces the protein MIKKPKKPHKVPIENHKTASWANIQNVKEQSNVPIPSENEVINAKEWVEENKK
- the nifJ gene encoding pyruvate:ferredoxin (flavodoxin) oxidoreductase, translated to MRKMATMDGNTAAAYASYAFTEVAAIYPVTPSSPMAENVDEWAAHGKKNIFGQPVKVVEMQSEAGAAGAAHGSLTAGALTTTYTASQGLLLMIPNMYKIAGELLPGVFHVSARAISAHALSIFGDHQDVMAVRQTGFALLCSANVQEAMDMAFIAHLSAIKSRVPFLHFFDGFRTSHEMQKIEVVEYEEIAKLLDLRAVKEFRERALNPEHPVVRGTAQNPDIYFQGREATNKFYEKVPDIVEDYMKSYKELTGREYHLFDYYGSKDAEYIIVAMGSVCDTIEETIDYLTKKGEKVGLIKVHLYRPFSEKHFFEVLPDTVKKIAVLDRTKEPGSIGEPLYLDVAKLFYNKDKKPVIVGGRYGLGSKDTTPSQIIAVYDNLKKDSPKDRFTIGILDDVTYTSLEESEFVETTPFGTVSCKFWGLGSDGTVGANKSAIKIIGDNTDLYVQAYFQYDSKKSGGTTISHLRFGKKPIKSSYLVNHADYIACHNKSFIYNYDVLKGLKHGGTFVLNCPWSKEELEEKLPASMKRYIAKNNINFYTIDAISIAQEVGLGGRINMIMQTVFFKLINIIPFEEAVEYLKDSIQKAYGKKGQDIVDMNLKAVDRSAEALVKVEVPEEWKNAKEGQKIVKPEPDFVKNIQRPMERNEGDLLPVSAFVGMEDGTFPTGTTAYEKRGIAVLIPEWQIDNCIQCNQCSYVCPHAVIRPFLLTEEEMKKAPPTFKLKKAIGRGLEGLWYRIQVSPLDCTGCGNCADVCPAPTKALIMKPAEEQIEKEARNWEYAVTLDVKDNLVDKTTLKGSQFAKPLFEFSGACPGCGETPYIKLLTQLFGDRMMIANATGCSSIYGASAPSIPYTTNKEGKGPAWANSLFEDNAEFGYGMFLANKQIRERLRDLMKEAINIPIDDELKAAFQEWIDGMEDGDKSKIASKKILDIINRGGYTENEIIKEILDKKDFLVKKSQWIIGGDGWAYDIGFGGLDHVIASGEDVNILVLDTEVYSNTGGQSSKSTPLGAVAKFAAAGKRTSKKDLGLMAMSYGYVYVAQVAMGANMNQTIKAFVEAEKYKGPSLIIAYAPCINHGIKSGMGTSIMEEKKAVESGYWHLYRFNPELKKEGKNPFVLDSKEPTKSFREFIEGEIRYSSLKNVFPHIAEKLYQKAEDTAKERYERYRRLAE
- the tdh gene encoding L-threonine 3-dehydrogenase, with translation MEGYMTAVVKQHPKEGADIIKREIPKIGPDEVLIKVKATSICGTDVHIYVWNEWAKSRIKPPKIMGHEFVGEVVEIGENVTSVKVGDLVSAETHIVCGKCKACRTGNAHICENTLILGVDTDGAFAEYIKVPESNVWINDKDIPLELLSIQEPLGNAVHTVFSGEVVGKTVAVVGCGPIGMMAIPLLKTTGASAIFAIEPVEYRMELAHKLGVTRVINPLEEDVVSIIKSETEGYGADVVLDFSGSPTAIKQGLKYIAKGGRMSILGLPDNEVPIDITNDVVFKGITINGITGRRMYDTWYKVKGLLRSGLKEALKPIITHTFPLSEYEKGMELMIKGQCGKVVLYP